One Legionella lansingensis genomic region harbors:
- a CDS encoding DegT/DnrJ/EryC1/StrS family aminotransferase, with amino-acid sequence MQFIDLKQQYKLIEKNILQCIQTVLEHGQYIMGPEITKLEQQLAQFLGVRHAIVNSSGTDALLMALLALELEPGDEVITSPFSFFATAEVIALCQAKPVFVDIDPHTYNIDPTKITAAITPKTKAIMPVSLYGQCADMKAIGAIARQHGLPVIEDAAQSFGATQHGVYSCALSTIACTSFFPSKPLGGYGDSGACFTDDDVLAERMLEIRVHGQNTRYCHRRIGINGRMDTIQAAILIEKMKLFPDEIAMRQRVAQRYEQLLSGIVKTPAVMPGNTSVFAQYTIEVPNRDQFQKQMQALGIPTAVHYPVAMHEQEALAYLGYKRGDFPNAERASRYVVSLPMHPYLTLDDQQKIVHAVKSCLSHELLGV; translated from the coding sequence ATGCAATTTATTGATCTTAAACAGCAATATAAATTAATTGAAAAAAACATTCTACAGTGTATCCAAACTGTTCTAGAGCACGGTCAATATATTATGGGACCCGAAATAACTAAGCTAGAACAACAACTGGCACAATTCTTAGGTGTGAGACATGCCATTGTTAACTCAAGTGGAACAGATGCATTATTGATGGCCTTATTGGCTCTGGAATTAGAACCTGGTGATGAAGTCATTACTAGTCCATTCAGTTTTTTTGCTACTGCGGAAGTGATCGCTCTGTGTCAGGCTAAGCCTGTCTTTGTAGATATTGATCCTCATACTTACAATATTGATCCAACAAAAATTACAGCAGCCATAACGCCTAAGACAAAGGCTATCATGCCGGTGAGCTTATATGGGCAGTGCGCGGACATGAAAGCCATCGGTGCTATTGCGAGGCAACATGGTTTGCCCGTTATTGAAGATGCTGCTCAAAGTTTCGGGGCAACGCAGCATGGTGTTTACTCTTGTGCTTTATCGACGATTGCTTGTACCAGCTTTTTCCCTTCTAAACCTTTAGGAGGTTATGGAGATTCGGGAGCGTGTTTCACCGATGATGATGTGCTGGCGGAAAGAATGCTCGAAATACGTGTTCATGGTCAGAATACCAGGTATTGCCACCGCAGAATAGGTATCAATGGTCGCATGGATACGATACAAGCAGCCATTTTAATTGAAAAGATGAAATTGTTTCCTGATGAAATTGCCATGCGTCAAAGAGTGGCACAACGCTATGAGCAATTACTATCAGGCATTGTAAAAACGCCAGCTGTTATGCCAGGAAATACCAGTGTTTTTGCACAATATACGATAGAGGTGCCGAATCGAGATCAATTCCAGAAACAAATGCAGGCACTGGGTATACCAACAGCGGTCCATTATCCTGTTGCCATGCATGAACAAGAGGCCTTAGCTTATCTTGGCTATAAGCGAGGTGATTTTCCTAATGCTGAGAGGGCCAGTAGGTATGTGGTCAGTTTACCGATGCACCCATACTTAACTTTGGACGATCAACAAAAAATTGTTCATGCGGTGAAGTCTTGCCTTTCTCACGAGTTGCTCGGAGTGTAA
- the pyrF gene encoding orotidine-5'-phosphate decarboxylase, which translates to MNSKLIVALDFCKQEDALTLVEQLDPNQCALKVGSEMFTLFGTTFVHLLIKKGFKVFLDLKFYDIPNTVAQACRACAELGVWMLNVHASGGLTMMQAAKEALSSYGHSRPLLIAVTVLTSMNVNDLLAVGLETSIDEQVQRLAKLAQQAELDGVVCSPLEVPTIKASCGSAFLTVTPGIRLPENPSDDQSRIMTPAQAIELGSDYLVIGRPITRSPTPLLTLQQIISSLGK; encoded by the coding sequence ATGAACTCAAAATTAATTGTAGCCCTTGATTTCTGTAAGCAAGAGGATGCCTTAACACTTGTTGAGCAGCTTGATCCTAACCAATGTGCGCTAAAAGTAGGTAGTGAAATGTTTACTTTGTTTGGTACAACATTTGTTCATCTACTTATAAAAAAAGGATTTAAGGTTTTTCTTGACTTAAAATTTTATGATATTCCAAATACGGTAGCTCAAGCCTGTCGTGCTTGCGCAGAACTTGGTGTATGGATGCTCAATGTTCATGCTTCAGGTGGTTTAACCATGATGCAAGCAGCGAAAGAAGCTTTAAGTTCCTATGGGCATAGTCGTCCGCTTTTGATTGCAGTTACTGTCCTTACGAGTATGAATGTTAATGATTTATTGGCCGTTGGGTTAGAGACTTCAATTGATGAGCAAGTTCAAAGGTTGGCGAAACTGGCCCAGCAAGCGGAACTGGACGGTGTTGTTTGCTCTCCTTTAGAGGTACCCACAATAAAAGCATCCTGCGGTTCTGCTTTTCTTACAGTGACTCCTGGTATTCGTTTACCAGAAAACCCCAGTGATGATCAATCCCGAATCATGACCCCCGCACAGGCCATTGAGCTTGGAAGTGACTATTTAGTCATCGGGCGTCCCATTACTCGTTCCCCAACACCTTTACTGACACTGCAACAAATCATTTCCTCACTAGGTAAATAA